The following proteins are encoded in a genomic region of Leifsonia psychrotolerans:
- a CDS encoding glycine--tRNA ligase, with protein MAAPSRLDSVIALARHRGFVFQAGEIYGGSRSAWDYGPLGVELKENIKKQWWRFMVQSRDDVVGLDSSVILPRKVWEASGHVEVFSDPLVECTSCHKRFRADHLIEEFEEKKGRAPENGLDDLPCPNCGNRHIWTEPRAFSGLLKTFLGPVDDEAGMHYLRPETAQGIFVNFANVLQASRQKPPFGIGQIGKSFRNEITPGNFIFRTREFEQMEMEFFVEPGTDETWQEYWMEQRMSWYTGLGIKPENLRFFEHPAEKLSHYSKRTVDIEYRFGFPGSEFGELEGIANRTDFDLKTHAEASGKDLSYFDQTKNERWIPYVIEPAAGLTRSLMAFLVDAFDEEEVPNAKGGVDKRTVLRLDPRLAPVKVAILPLSRNEALSPMARELAASLRESWNVDFDDAGAIGRRYRRQDEIGTPFCVTVDFDSLEDQAVTVRDRDTMKQERVPLAGLYAFLAERLRGA; from the coding sequence TCGCCCGCCACCGCGGGTTCGTCTTCCAGGCGGGTGAAATCTACGGCGGATCGCGTTCCGCTTGGGACTACGGACCTCTCGGCGTCGAGCTCAAGGAGAACATCAAGAAGCAGTGGTGGCGCTTCATGGTGCAGTCCCGCGACGACGTCGTGGGCCTCGACTCGTCGGTTATCCTGCCGCGTAAGGTCTGGGAAGCATCCGGCCACGTCGAGGTTTTCAGCGACCCACTCGTCGAGTGCACCAGCTGTCACAAGCGTTTTCGCGCCGACCACCTGATCGAGGAATTCGAAGAGAAGAAGGGCCGCGCTCCCGAGAACGGCCTCGACGACCTGCCCTGCCCGAACTGCGGAAACCGTCACATTTGGACCGAGCCGCGCGCGTTCTCGGGCCTGCTCAAGACCTTCCTCGGCCCGGTCGACGACGAGGCCGGCATGCACTACCTGCGCCCCGAGACCGCGCAGGGCATCTTCGTGAACTTCGCCAACGTGCTGCAGGCCTCGCGCCAAAAGCCGCCGTTCGGCATCGGCCAGATCGGCAAGAGCTTCCGCAACGAGATCACACCGGGAAACTTCATCTTCCGCACCCGTGAGTTCGAACAGATGGAGATGGAGTTCTTCGTCGAGCCCGGCACGGATGAGACGTGGCAGGAATACTGGATGGAACAGCGCATGAGCTGGTACACCGGCCTCGGCATCAAGCCCGAGAACCTGCGCTTCTTCGAGCACCCCGCCGAGAAGCTCTCCCATTACTCCAAGCGCACCGTCGACATCGAGTACCGCTTCGGCTTCCCCGGCAGTGAGTTCGGCGAACTCGAGGGCATCGCCAACCGCACCGACTTCGACTTGAAGACGCACGCCGAGGCATCCGGCAAGGACCTCTCGTACTTCGACCAGACCAAGAACGAGCGCTGGATCCCGTATGTGATCGAGCCGGCAGCCGGTCTGACCCGCTCGCTGATGGCGTTCCTCGTCGACGCGTTCGACGAAGAAGAAGTGCCGAACGCGAAGGGTGGCGTCGACAAGCGCACCGTGCTGCGCCTCGACCCGCGCCTGGCCCCGGTCAAGGTCGCGATCCTGCCGCTGTCGCGGAACGAAGCACTCTCGCCGATGGCTCGTGAGCTCGCCGCCAGCCTGCGCGAATCGTGGAACGTCGACTTCGATGACGCCGGTGCGATCGGCCGTCGGTACCGCCGCCAGGACGAGATCGGCACCCCGTTCTGTGTGACGGTCGACTTCGACTCGCTCGAAGACCAGGCCGTGACCGTGCGCGATCGCGACACCATGAAGCAGGAGCGCGTGCCGCTGGCCGGCCTCTACGCCTTCCTGGCGGAGCGCCTGCGCGGCGCCTAA
- a CDS encoding ABC transporter permease: protein MTAAVELGLLYATMALGVYLTFKVLNFPDLTVDGSFTTGAAVAAKLIIDGVPAIWATLAGAAAGAIAGVVTGLLYTKGKIDGLLAGILTMIALYSINLRIMGKSNLPLLREETLFTPLRDAGLMGSISSILIFAGIAVVIKLIIDWFLHTDLGLSIQATGNNAQMIRSFGVNTDRTTILTLAISNGLVALCGGLIAQYQGFADVGMGIGLILIGLASVIVGQAVFGSRTIFIATTAVILGAIIYRVVIFLALGAGLNPNDMKLISAVLVVAALLLPRWGFLKKVPTLRQLTSRTIVKAG, encoded by the coding sequence ATGACTGCGGCGGTCGAACTGGGCCTGCTTTACGCGACGATGGCCCTGGGCGTCTATTTGACGTTCAAGGTGCTCAACTTTCCCGACCTCACGGTCGACGGAAGCTTCACCACCGGGGCGGCCGTCGCAGCCAAACTCATCATTGACGGCGTTCCGGCCATCTGGGCCACCCTCGCGGGGGCAGCGGCCGGAGCGATCGCGGGGGTCGTCACGGGCCTGCTCTATACGAAGGGGAAGATCGACGGCCTGCTGGCCGGCATCCTCACGATGATCGCGCTGTATTCGATCAACCTGCGGATCATGGGTAAATCGAATCTCCCGCTTCTGCGGGAGGAAACCCTGTTCACCCCGCTGCGTGACGCAGGGCTGATGGGCTCGATCTCGAGCATCCTGATCTTCGCCGGCATCGCCGTGGTGATCAAGCTGATCATCGACTGGTTCCTGCACACCGACCTGGGCCTGTCGATTCAAGCCACAGGCAACAACGCGCAGATGATCCGCAGCTTTGGCGTCAACACGGATCGCACCACGATTCTGACGCTCGCGATCTCGAACGGCCTCGTCGCCCTCTGCGGTGGCCTCATCGCGCAGTACCAGGGCTTCGCCGACGTCGGAATGGGCATCGGCCTGATCCTGATCGGTCTCGCCTCGGTGATCGTCGGCCAGGCCGTCTTCGGCAGCCGCACGATCTTCATTGCGACGACCGCGGTGATTCTGGGCGCCATCATCTACCGCGTGGTGATTTTCCTCGCCTTGGGCGCGGGCCTGAACCCGAACGACATGAAGCTCATCTCGGCGGTGCTCGTCGTGGCCGCGCTCTTGCTGCCGCGCTGGGGGTTCCTGAAGAAGGTTCCGACCCTGCGGCAACTCACCTCCCGCACCATAGTGAAGGCAGGTTAG
- a CDS encoding ABC transporter substrate-binding protein, which translates to MNRTKTLSALGLLAAGALALSGCASAASSDADKGSDSKMITIGITQIVAHPALDAARDGFKKAFADAGYVEGTDVTFDDQNAQGDQATASTIAAKFAADKVDLVLAIATPTAQAAAQTITDIPILFTAVTEPKEAGLVDSWEAPGANVTGTSDLNPVKDQLQLIKDVLPDAKTVGIIYSSGEVNSDVQVTMAKDAAKELGLTIKEATVTVAGEVSQVAESLGDVDAFYIPTDNKVTEGISALIQVSEAKGIPLFGAEGGQVESGALATYGIDYSDLGYQTGLMAIRVLKEGADPATMPVETLEKISLIINKGAAERMGVTIPASVLDAADQTVG; encoded by the coding sequence ATGAACCGCACCAAAACTCTGTCCGCGCTCGGCCTGCTCGCCGCAGGCGCCCTCGCCCTCTCCGGCTGCGCAAGCGCCGCTTCGTCGGATGCCGACAAGGGCTCGGACTCGAAGATGATCACGATCGGTATCACCCAGATCGTGGCTCACCCGGCGCTGGATGCCGCACGCGACGGCTTCAAAAAGGCTTTCGCCGACGCCGGCTACGTCGAGGGCACCGACGTCACCTTCGACGACCAGAACGCGCAGGGCGACCAGGCGACCGCCAGCACGATCGCCGCGAAGTTCGCCGCCGACAAGGTCGACCTCGTGCTCGCAATCGCCACTCCGACCGCGCAGGCCGCAGCCCAGACCATCACCGACATCCCGATCCTGTTCACGGCAGTGACCGAACCCAAGGAGGCCGGCCTCGTTGACTCGTGGGAGGCCCCTGGCGCAAACGTCACCGGCACCAGTGACCTCAACCCGGTCAAGGACCAGCTGCAGCTGATCAAGGATGTACTGCCCGATGCCAAGACCGTCGGCATCATCTACAGCTCGGGTGAAGTCAACTCGGACGTTCAGGTCACCATGGCCAAGGACGCGGCGAAGGAACTCGGCCTGACCATCAAGGAAGCCACGGTCACGGTCGCCGGCGAGGTCAGCCAGGTTGCCGAGTCGCTCGGCGACGTTGACGCGTTCTACATCCCGACCGACAACAAGGTCACCGAGGGCATCTCCGCTCTGATTCAGGTTTCTGAGGCCAAGGGCATTCCGCTGTTCGGTGCCGAAGGCGGACAGGTCGAGAGCGGCGCTCTCGCCACCTACGGCATCGACTACTCCGACCTGGGCTACCAGACCGGTCTCATGGCGATCCGTGTTCTCAAGGAAGGTGCCGACCCGGCAACCATGCCCGTCGAGACCCTCGAGAAGATCTCTCTGATCATCAACAAGGGCGCGGCAGAGCGCATGGGCGTCACCATCCCGGCATCCGTGCTCGATGCGGCCGACCAGACCGTCGGCTAA
- a CDS encoding ABC transporter ATP-binding protein — MLRIEHITKTFFPGTVNERIALNNVSLHLAPGDFVTVIGSNGAGKSTLLNAIAGKLTPETGTISIAGKNVSKLRDYGRATYIGRVFQDPMAGTSPDLTIEQNLAIALRRGAPRGLSQAVTKKRRALFAEELLALELGLEKRLKAKVGLLSGGQRQALSLLMATFTQPRILLLDEHTAALDPQRAELVTRLTKNIVEKDRLTTLMVTHNMEQALRVGNRLIMMHDGHIIFDADEAQKRTLTVKDLLAEFEKIKGAVLDDRTLLV; from the coding sequence ATGCTGAGAATCGAACACATCACCAAGACGTTCTTCCCGGGCACGGTCAACGAACGCATCGCCCTGAACAACGTCTCGCTGCACCTGGCACCCGGCGATTTCGTCACGGTGATCGGCAGCAACGGTGCAGGCAAGTCAACACTGCTGAACGCCATTGCCGGAAAGCTCACTCCCGAGACCGGAACGATCTCGATCGCCGGCAAGAACGTCAGCAAGCTGCGCGACTACGGCCGCGCTACCTACATCGGCCGAGTGTTCCAGGATCCGATGGCCGGCACGTCGCCCGACCTCACGATCGAGCAGAACCTGGCCATCGCACTGCGTCGCGGCGCCCCGCGGGGTCTCTCCCAGGCCGTGACCAAGAAGCGTCGCGCGCTCTTCGCCGAGGAACTGCTGGCGCTTGAGCTGGGTCTCGAGAAGCGCCTCAAGGCGAAGGTCGGCCTGCTCTCCGGCGGCCAACGCCAGGCGCTCTCTCTGCTCATGGCCACCTTCACGCAGCCGCGCATCCTGCTGCTCGACGAGCACACCGCCGCGCTCGATCCCCAGCGAGCCGAGCTGGTCACGCGCCTGACCAAGAACATCGTCGAGAAAGATCGTCTGACGACGCTGATGGTCACGCACAACATGGAACAGGCGCTGCGCGTGGGCAACCGGCTCATCATGATGCACGACGGTCACATCATCTTCGACGCCGACGAGGCCCAGAAGCGCACGCTGACCGTCAAGGATCTGCTCGCCGAGTTCGAGAAGATCAAGGGCGCGGTTCTCGACGACCGCACGCTGCTGGTCTAA